One stretch of Corvus moneduloides isolate bCorMon1 chromosome 16, bCorMon1.pri, whole genome shotgun sequence DNA includes these proteins:
- the MRPS34 gene encoding 28S ribosomal protein S34, mitochondrial encodes MTRKKLHRPIAAMAKKIREYRALKDRPRDSQRFAVDCETMRRPLTQKRLPVRAWEDVRNENRLLALLCRLPRFGVGRTVTRKSWLWAHDEPCYWVITKVKADYTAENMDHGRAWGYLTFRGKTEEEVKEIDKAMYHDWRMVPKHEEEAFKKFTPVPEETVRFLPYPPLLRAMILAQWQKEGKPIMEEPIIDLETVLASPQEQAKKKATGTPV; translated from the exons ATGACCCGCAAGAAGCTGCACCGGCCCATCGCCGCCATGGCCAAGAAGATCCGCGAGTACCGGGCGCTGAAGGATCGGCCGCGGGACTCTCAGCGCTTCGCCGTGGACTGTGAGACCATGCGGCGGCCCCTGACCCAGAAACGGCTGCCGGTGCGGGCCTGGGAGGACGTGCGGAACGAGAACCGCCTGTTGGCGCTGCTCTGCCGCCTGCCGCGCTTCGGCGTCGGCCGCACCGTCACCCGCAAGTCCTGGCTGTGGGCGCACGACGAGCCCTGCTACTGGGTCATCACCAAGGTGAAGGCGGACTACACGGCCGAG aacaTGGACCATGGAAGAGCCTGGGGCTACCTGACCTTCAGAG GCAAAACTGAAGAGGAGGTGAAGGAGATTGACAAAGCCATGTACCATGACTGGCGTATGGTGCCCAAACACGAGGAGGAGGCCTTCAAGAAATTCACCCCAGTGCCTGAGGAGACTGTTCGGTTCCTGCCATACCCACCACTGCTCCGAGCCATGATCCTTGCACAGTGGCAGAAGGAGGGAAAACCAATAATGGAAGAGCCAATTATTGATCTGGAGACGGTCCTGGCCTCTCCCCAAgagcaggcaaagaaaaaagctaCAGGGACACCAGTATAA